From one Sulfurovum sp. UBA12169 genomic stretch:
- a CDS encoding TlyA family rRNA (cytidine-2'-O)-methyltransferase, which translates to MRIDKYLVEEEYFESRNRALDAIKAGKVKVDGKTAKPSVKVNSHSLIEVDNEKFYVSRAARKLENFLASYPMALENKRALDIGSSTGGFAQILLENGVEMLSCVDVGKDQLHISLRKDTRLSLYEQTDIRNFESAVEFDLITCDVSFISILQIIKDIDRLTTAYADIIILYKPQFEVGKEAKRDSKGVVVDQDAIERKKEAFEQYTFGLGWKCIHQAPSGIAGKEGNQEYLYHFIKQEK; encoded by the coding sequence ATGAGAATAGATAAGTACCTCGTTGAAGAAGAGTATTTTGAAAGCCGCAATCGCGCACTTGATGCGATCAAGGCAGGAAAAGTAAAGGTGGACGGAAAGACCGCAAAACCTTCGGTGAAGGTAAATAGCCATTCACTTATAGAGGTTGATAATGAAAAGTTTTATGTCAGCAGGGCAGCAAGAAAACTGGAAAATTTTTTGGCCTCATATCCTATGGCGCTGGAAAATAAAAGAGCTCTGGATATCGGTTCAAGCACAGGAGGTTTTGCGCAGATTTTACTTGAAAATGGCGTAGAAATGTTGAGCTGTGTAGATGTGGGAAAAGATCAATTGCATATCTCCTTGCGAAAAGATACCAGACTCTCTTTATACGAGCAGACCGATATACGGAATTTTGAAAGCGCCGTTGAATTTGATTTGATCACCTGTGACGTTTCCTTTATTTCCATTTTGCAGATTATAAAAGATATCGATAGGCTCACAACTGCTTACGCAGATATCATCATACTCTACAAGCCGCAGTTTGAAGTAGGAAAAGAGGCAAAACGGGACAGCAAAGGGGTGGTGGTAGATCAAGACGCCATAGAGAGGAAAAAAGAAGCGTTTGAGCAATATACTTTTGGACTTGGCTGGAAATGTATCCATCAGGCACCTTCAGGAATTGCCGGCAAAGAGGGCAATCAAGAGTATCTGTATCATTTTATAAAGCAGGAGAAATAG